Proteins from a single region of Haloterrigena alkaliphila:
- a CDS encoding sodium:calcium antiporter, with amino-acid sequence MLDVVALLALAAVGTAVVWKGSTWLETSANSLAAGYGVPAVVQGAIIAAAGSSMPELVSVLVATLLHGEFEVGIGTIVGSAVFNLLVIPAVSVLAADGGAMETGRELVYKEALFYMLAVASLLLTFSLAVIYYPADGTALQGDVTRPLALFPLVLYGLYVFTQYLDTAEDETEADTDVDRGRAWLWFVLGLALIVVGVEGLVRAAISLGDAFGTPAFLWGMTVVAAGSSIPDAFVSVTAARSGRSAVSLANVLGSNIFDLLVAVPAGVLVAGTLSITFPHIVPMMGFLIVATIVFFTIVRTDMLLTEREARLLLVLYSLFVGWLLLESVGVSTVVPA; translated from the coding sequence ATGCTCGACGTGGTCGCGCTCCTCGCGCTCGCGGCGGTCGGCACGGCCGTCGTCTGGAAGGGAAGCACGTGGCTCGAGACGTCCGCGAACAGCCTCGCGGCGGGCTACGGCGTGCCGGCGGTCGTTCAGGGGGCGATCATCGCCGCCGCGGGCTCGAGTATGCCCGAACTGGTGAGCGTGCTCGTCGCGACGCTGCTCCACGGCGAGTTCGAGGTCGGAATCGGGACGATCGTCGGCTCGGCAGTGTTCAACCTGCTGGTAATCCCGGCCGTGTCGGTCCTCGCCGCAGACGGCGGCGCGATGGAGACCGGCCGGGAACTGGTCTACAAGGAGGCGCTGTTCTACATGCTCGCGGTCGCCTCCCTCCTGTTGACGTTCTCGCTGGCGGTGATCTACTACCCCGCCGACGGGACGGCCCTCCAGGGGGACGTCACCCGGCCGCTCGCGCTGTTCCCGCTGGTGCTGTACGGACTCTACGTCTTCACCCAGTACCTCGACACCGCCGAGGACGAGACGGAAGCGGACACCGACGTCGACCGCGGACGGGCCTGGCTGTGGTTCGTCCTCGGGCTGGCGCTGATCGTCGTCGGCGTCGAAGGGCTGGTCCGGGCGGCGATCAGTCTCGGCGACGCCTTCGGCACCCCCGCGTTCCTCTGGGGGATGACGGTCGTCGCCGCGGGCTCGAGCATCCCCGACGCGTTCGTCAGCGTCACCGCCGCGCGGTCGGGCCGTTCGGCGGTCAGCCTCGCGAACGTGCTAGGGAGTAACATCTTCGACCTGCTCGTCGCGGTGCCGGCCGGCGTGCTGGTCGCCGGTACCCTGTCGATCACATTCCCCCACATCGTTCCGATGATGGGCTTTCTGATCGTCGCGACGATCGTCTTCTTCACCATCGTCAGGACCGATATGCTGCTGACCGAGCGGGAGGCCCGGCTGCTGCTCGTCCTCTACAGCCTGTTCGTCGGCTGGTTGCTCCTCGAGAGCGTCGGCGTGTCGACCGTCGTACCGGCCTGA
- a CDS encoding carboxymuconolactone decarboxylase family protein has translation MPRDDARIPLLTREELPDDYQYLFDEEVLGELHLFQSIAHVPRAMRAYMRYGTALWNAGDLSARERELAILAVARTVRARYEWHQHVELGRDAGITTDELEAIARDDDCSFPEREQAIVRYASAVAAGAVTDPLFEAAAAVTDTETVVGLTMLASYYLMTARVLDALSVPIDGGEFVGWIPE, from the coding sequence ATGCCACGCGATGACGCGCGCATTCCGCTGTTGACGCGAGAGGAGCTTCCGGACGACTACCAGTACCTCTTCGACGAGGAGGTCCTCGGCGAACTGCATCTCTTCCAGTCGATCGCGCACGTTCCGCGGGCGATGCGGGCGTACATGCGCTACGGCACCGCGCTGTGGAACGCCGGCGATCTCTCGGCGCGCGAACGGGAGCTGGCGATCCTGGCGGTCGCCCGCACCGTCCGAGCGCGCTACGAGTGGCACCAGCACGTCGAACTGGGGCGAGACGCGGGCATCACGACCGACGAACTGGAAGCGATCGCCCGCGACGACGACTGTTCGTTTCCGGAACGGGAGCAGGCGATCGTGCGGTACGCCAGCGCCGTCGCAGCGGGCGCCGTCACCGACCCGCTCTTCGAGGCGGCCGCCGCGGTCACCGACACCGAGACCGTCGTCGGACTGACGATGCTGGCCAGTTACTACCTGATGACAGCGCGCGTCCTCGACGCCCTGTCGGTTCCGATCGACGGCGGCGAGTTCGTCGGCTGGATCCCGGAGTGA
- the rnhB gene encoding ribonuclease HII — protein sequence MPFGVDEAGKGPALGSMFAAAVHCEDPADLPAGIADSKRLEPERREELAAAIRGDDRIRVGVAEIPPARIDDPETDMNSLAVAAHAEAIEGALEGLDPDALEGDAVSGLCDACDTDAERFARRVSDRCADSVPSSLEGRIEIEARHGADDESPLVGAASIVAKVERDAHVAAIADEYGPVGSGYPSDPNTREFLASYVDEHGDLPPFARASWSTCEDLLAEAQQTGLEQF from the coding sequence ATGCCATTCGGCGTCGACGAGGCGGGCAAGGGGCCGGCGCTCGGGTCGATGTTCGCCGCGGCCGTCCACTGCGAGGACCCCGCCGACCTCCCGGCGGGTATCGCCGACTCGAAGCGACTCGAGCCCGAGCGCCGCGAGGAACTGGCCGCGGCGATCCGCGGCGACGATCGCATCCGGGTCGGCGTCGCCGAAATCCCGCCGGCCCGCATCGACGATCCGGAGACGGACATGAACTCGCTGGCCGTCGCGGCCCACGCCGAGGCGATCGAGGGCGCCCTCGAGGGACTCGACCCCGACGCACTCGAGGGTGACGCGGTGTCCGGCCTCTGTGACGCCTGCGACACCGACGCAGAACGCTTCGCGCGGCGAGTGAGCGACCGCTGTGCGGATTCGGTCCCGTCGTCGCTCGAGGGTCGAATCGAGATCGAGGCCCGCCACGGCGCCGACGACGAGTCGCCGCTGGTCGGCGCGGCCAGCATCGTCGCCAAGGTCGAGCGCGACGCCCACGTCGCCGCCATCGCCGACGAGTACGGCCCCGTCGGCAGCGGCTACCCGAGCGATCCGAATACCCGCGAATTCCTCGCGTCCTACGTCGACGAGCACGGCGACCTCCCGCCGTTCGCGCGAGCGTCGTGGTCGACCTGCGAGGACCTGCTCGCTGAGGCCCAGCAAACCGGGCTCGAGCAGTTCTGA
- a CDS encoding S1C family serine protease, whose protein sequence is MNDFRLDRRELLGLAGAGLVGAVAGCSEPRGAESSMEGTSSHTIDPGNVAEGSTYTDVYEAVIDAVPQIRALGVTDPATGQKGRGQGSGFLVDETHVVTNEHVVAGADDVDLQYINGDWTDTTVVGTDFYSDLAVLEVDHVPDDAAALSLADEHPVVGQEVLAIGNPYGFEGSMTKGIVSGVNRRLQMPDRAFAFSNAIQTDAAVNPGNSGGPLVDLAGNVLGVINAGGGDNIGFAIPAALASRVVPALIETGRYEHPFMGIRYATVDRYIAEANDLDEATGIIITDVQPGGPADGVLEPASPRRRDSRPVGGDVIVAIDGEPIPDGHALSTYLGLQKRPGEPIEIECWRDGRETTVSMTLGARPRP, encoded by the coding sequence ATGAACGATTTCCGACTGGACCGGCGCGAGCTGCTCGGACTCGCCGGCGCCGGCCTCGTCGGTGCCGTCGCCGGCTGTTCGGAGCCTCGAGGAGCGGAGAGTTCGATGGAAGGGACCTCGTCGCACACGATCGATCCGGGCAACGTCGCCGAGGGATCGACGTACACCGACGTCTACGAGGCGGTCATCGACGCCGTTCCGCAAATTCGGGCCCTCGGCGTCACCGATCCGGCGACCGGGCAGAAGGGCCGCGGACAGGGGTCGGGCTTTCTCGTCGACGAGACCCACGTCGTCACGAACGAACACGTGGTCGCCGGCGCCGACGACGTCGACCTCCAGTACATCAACGGCGACTGGACGGACACCACCGTCGTCGGCACCGACTTCTACAGCGACCTGGCCGTCCTCGAGGTCGATCACGTCCCCGACGACGCCGCGGCGCTGTCGCTGGCCGACGAACACCCGGTCGTGGGCCAGGAGGTCCTCGCGATCGGCAACCCCTACGGTTTCGAGGGATCGATGACCAAGGGGATCGTCAGCGGCGTCAATCGCCGGCTCCAGATGCCGGACCGGGCGTTCGCGTTCTCGAACGCGATCCAGACCGACGCCGCGGTCAACCCCGGCAACAGCGGAGGGCCGCTCGTCGATCTCGCGGGCAACGTGCTCGGCGTCATCAACGCCGGCGGCGGCGACAACATCGGCTTCGCGATTCCGGCGGCGCTGGCGAGTCGCGTCGTCCCCGCGCTCATCGAGACCGGGCGGTACGAGCACCCCTTCATGGGAATCAGGTACGCGACCGTCGACCGATACATCGCGGAGGCGAACGACCTCGACGAGGCGACCGGCATCATCATCACGGACGTCCAGCCGGGTGGCCCGGCGGACGGCGTTCTCGAACCCGCCTCGCCGCGCCGTCGCGACTCCCGGCCCGTCGGGGGCGACGTGATCGTCGCGATCGACGGCGAACCGATCCCGGACGGCCACGCGCTCTCGACGTATCTCGGCCTCCAGAAACGCCCCGGCGAGCCGATCGAGATCGAATGCTGGCGCGACGGTCGCGAGACCACCGTCTCGATGACACTCGGCGCCCGTCCCCGTCCGTAG
- the secF gene encoding protein translocase subunit SecF, translated as MASFDVPEFDYTRYSNRQLAAVPLAVLAVALLVLTGSFLATGTPVPLGMDFSGGSELTIQTTSSEAEIAAAFDEEPESIQAVSAPDSRNQYVVQFASTDLESLSQQAQQNLEQDGDADIVQLESTVSESFGAQTQQTALLGLAVAFVGMSAIAFLLFRTFVPSIAIVISAFSDLVIPLAFMTVAGISLSLGTVAALLMLIGYSVDSDILLNNHVLRRQGDFYESTRRAMQTGITMTVTSMAAMLVMGVAAWLFGVELLASIGIILFVGLAADLMNTYLLNLSLLRWYKFEGVRS; from the coding sequence ATGGCGTCCTTCGACGTACCGGAGTTCGACTACACCCGGTACAGTAACCGCCAACTCGCGGCGGTACCACTCGCGGTACTCGCGGTCGCATTGCTCGTCCTCACCGGCTCGTTCCTCGCGACGGGAACGCCGGTTCCGCTGGGGATGGACTTCTCGGGCGGTTCGGAACTGACGATCCAGACGACCTCCTCCGAGGCGGAGATCGCGGCGGCGTTCGACGAGGAACCGGAGTCGATACAGGCGGTCTCGGCGCCCGACTCCCGGAACCAGTACGTCGTCCAGTTCGCCTCGACCGACCTCGAGTCGCTGAGCCAGCAGGCCCAGCAGAACTTGGAGCAGGACGGCGACGCCGATATCGTCCAACTCGAGTCGACGGTCTCGGAGAGCTTCGGCGCACAGACCCAGCAGACGGCGCTGCTGGGACTGGCGGTCGCGTTCGTCGGAATGAGCGCCATCGCGTTCCTGCTCTTTCGGACGTTCGTGCCGTCGATCGCCATCGTCATCTCGGCGTTTTCGGATCTGGTGATCCCGCTGGCGTTCATGACGGTCGCCGGCATCTCACTCTCGCTGGGGACCGTCGCCGCCCTGCTGATGCTGATCGGTTACTCGGTCGACTCGGACATCCTGTTGAACAACCACGTGTTGCGCCGGCAGGGTGACTTCTACGAGAGCACCCGGCGCGCGATGCAGACCGGGATCACGATGACGGTGACGTCGATGGCGGCGATGCTCGTCATGGGCGTCGCCGCGTGGCTGTTCGGCGTCGAACTGCTGGCGTCGATCGGAATCATCCTCTTCGTCGGCCTCGCGGCCGACCTGATGAACACGTACCTGCTCAACCTGAGTCTCCTTCGCTGGTACAAGTTCGAGGGGGTGCGATCGTAA
- a CDS encoding DUF7563 family protein, translating into MPVCTNCNNPVSLKFERVHGDDGTVDWCPRCRER; encoded by the coding sequence ATGCCTGTCTGTACGAACTGTAACAACCCCGTTTCTCTCAAATTCGAACGCGTCCACGGAGACGACGGCACCGTCGACTGGTGTCCGCGGTGTCGGGAGCGATAG
- a CDS encoding HVO_A0556 family zinc finger protein: MAKSESSATDGEDRQLLAVLEGRPCPYCSEGELERGVYKDKRAAVCDSCDTPHAQLWQPSD; this comes from the coding sequence ATGGCGAAATCAGAGTCGTCGGCGACGGACGGCGAAGATCGGCAGTTGCTCGCGGTTCTCGAGGGCCGACCGTGTCCGTACTGTTCCGAGGGCGAACTCGAGCGGGGCGTCTACAAGGACAAGCGGGCGGCGGTCTGCGACAGCTGTGACACGCCGCACGCGCAGCTCTGGCAGCCGAGCGACTAG
- a CDS encoding response regulator: MPAFSQRPAVESIDVLLVEDSPHDVRLLREAFEMTETNGETNLHVVTSGSEALAFLGRSAESDADSPPNLVLLDLNLPDHDGLEVLETINAEPTLRRLPTVVLTSSDATDDIARCYDANASAYLTKPTDLDGFVSLVESIERFWLTQVQLPPMSA, translated from the coding sequence ATGCCCGCATTCTCTCAGCGACCGGCAGTCGAATCGATCGACGTCCTCCTCGTCGAAGATAGCCCGCACGACGTCCGCCTGCTTCGAGAGGCGTTCGAGATGACTGAGACGAACGGCGAAACGAACCTGCACGTCGTGACCAGCGGAAGCGAGGCACTGGCGTTTCTGGGGCGCTCGGCCGAATCCGACGCTGATTCGCCACCGAATCTCGTCCTCCTGGATCTGAACTTGCCGGACCACGACGGCCTCGAGGTCCTCGAGACGATCAACGCCGAGCCGACGTTACGGCGGCTTCCGACCGTCGTCCTCACCAGTTCGGACGCCACCGACGATATCGCGCGGTGCTACGACGCCAACGCCAGCGCCTATCTGACGAAGCCGACCGATCTGGACGGGTTCGTCTCGCTCGTCGAGTCGATCGAGCGGTTCTGGCTCACGCAGGTACAACTGCCCCCGATGTCGGCGTAG
- a CDS encoding tRNA pseudouridine(54/55) synthase Pus10 has product MITEDARALLETGPVCDSCLGRPFAERSFGLTNAERGRALRTTIAMADDADFEPDDPADCWVCEGYSETVDAIAETIVDALEGVDFDDYQVGSRVPPLVEENDLLFREDADLGPDAGESLKREVNREVGRRVGAATGTDVDFDRPDVLAIVDLEAFDPLEALEADSVTSHAVDVQINPAFVYGRYRKLERDIPQTEWPCRECGGSGTQLSDDGEEPCDYCGGSGYLYDTSVEQVVRPHVVEAMDGDEGTFHGAGREDVDARMLEEGRPFVLEVKRPKTRDPDVESLEREINAAAEGAVEVDGLRRATYEMVERVKEHDASKRYRADVEFADPVDEAAFEAALEELSGTTVRQNTPQRVDHRRADLTRERIVYDIDGELQSSTEGEVRIHGEGGLYVKELISSDDGRTEPSLAGLLETDAEVTALDVLSVEGEDEPFEREEYFLDEPRSAA; this is encoded by the coding sequence ATGATCACGGAAGACGCCCGCGCGCTGCTCGAGACGGGGCCCGTCTGCGACTCCTGTCTCGGCCGCCCCTTCGCCGAGCGGAGTTTCGGACTGACCAACGCCGAGCGCGGCCGGGCGCTGCGGACGACGATCGCGATGGCAGACGACGCCGACTTCGAGCCCGACGACCCCGCCGACTGCTGGGTCTGCGAGGGCTACTCGGAAACCGTCGACGCGATCGCCGAGACCATCGTCGACGCACTCGAGGGCGTCGACTTCGACGACTATCAGGTCGGGAGCCGCGTCCCGCCGCTGGTCGAGGAGAACGACCTGCTCTTCCGGGAGGATGCCGACCTCGGCCCCGACGCCGGCGAGTCGCTCAAGCGCGAGGTCAACCGCGAGGTCGGCCGGCGCGTCGGCGCGGCGACGGGCACCGACGTCGACTTCGACCGCCCGGACGTCCTCGCGATCGTCGACCTCGAGGCGTTCGACCCGCTCGAGGCCCTCGAGGCCGACTCGGTCACGAGCCACGCGGTCGACGTCCAGATCAACCCCGCCTTCGTCTACGGCCGCTACCGAAAACTCGAGCGAGACATTCCCCAGACGGAGTGGCCCTGCCGGGAGTGTGGCGGCAGCGGGACCCAGTTGAGCGACGACGGCGAGGAGCCCTGCGACTACTGCGGGGGATCGGGCTACCTGTACGACACGAGCGTCGAACAAGTCGTCCGCCCGCACGTCGTCGAGGCCATGGACGGTGACGAGGGGACGTTCCACGGCGCGGGCCGCGAGGACGTCGACGCCCGAATGCTCGAGGAGGGACGCCCCTTCGTCCTCGAGGTCAAACGCCCCAAGACCCGCGATCCGGACGTGGAGTCCCTCGAGCGGGAGATCAACGCGGCCGCCGAGGGGGCCGTCGAAGTCGACGGGCTCCGGCGCGCGACCTACGAGATGGTCGAACGCGTCAAGGAACACGACGCGAGCAAACGGTACCGCGCCGACGTCGAATTCGCCGACCCCGTCGACGAGGCGGCGTTCGAAGCCGCCCTCGAGGAACTGTCCGGGACGACGGTCCGGCAGAACACGCCCCAGCGCGTCGACCACCGGCGGGCCGACCTCACGCGTGAGCGAATCGTCTACGACATCGACGGCGAGTTGCAGTCGTCCACCGAGGGGGAGGTCCGGATCCACGGCGAAGGTGGGCTCTACGTGAAGGAACTGATCAGCAGCGACGACGGTCGCACGGAGCCGAGCCTCGCGGGGCTACTCGAGACCGACGCCGAGGTGACGGCGTTGGACGTGCTCAGCGTGGAGGGTGAAGACGAACCGTTCGAACGCGAGGAGTACTTCCTCGACGAGCCGCGTTCGGCGGCGTAG
- a CDS encoding DUF5812 family protein: MTETTGTFVVTHAESDSAVVRDVETAQVHTLASNPGLEVRDVLEATVAPEPPLEVTWQVIDVEDRRSIDLVDSDLEPTQESKAVAADADVGDLIQRERAGTGEIHVFRAPEGEVETAAQDVLEDEETIARAARLEAVRVEVRRSADDGVLSVRYLPD; the protein is encoded by the coding sequence ATGACCGAAACGACGGGTACGTTCGTCGTCACCCACGCCGAGAGCGACTCGGCCGTCGTCCGTGACGTCGAGACCGCACAGGTCCACACGCTCGCGTCGAACCCCGGCCTCGAGGTCCGCGACGTCCTCGAGGCGACCGTGGCCCCGGAACCGCCCCTCGAGGTCACCTGGCAGGTGATCGACGTCGAGGATCGGCGCTCGATCGACCTGGTCGACAGCGACCTCGAGCCGACCCAGGAGTCGAAGGCGGTCGCCGCGGACGCCGACGTCGGCGACCTGATCCAGCGAGAGCGGGCGGGAACTGGCGAGATCCACGTCTTCCGCGCTCCCGAGGGTGAGGTCGAGACCGCAGCGCAGGACGTCCTCGAGGACGAGGAGACCATCGCGAGGGCGGCCCGACTCGAGGCGGTTCGCGTCGAGGTCCGCCGCTCGGCGGACGACGGGGTGTTGAGCGTCCGGTACCTTCCCGATTGA
- a CDS encoding TrmB family transcriptional regulator, giving the protein MSQDQITTEAISLLQDLGLQEYEARCFMALNKLPNGTAKEIHEISEVPRTRVYDAIRVLESQGLVEVQHSSPQRYRAVGINEATDILRQKYTDRIDTLETYLENTDVQDPEEDDHIQEIWSLNGHEAIESRTLELIGNAESEIAFLVVDESVLSEALFDGVQQAIERDLTVLLGGQTPETAATLEGRLPETHVFQTGLDWLTGSEADAEVAISRILLVDRETLLIGTYYPDASNGEWKEQAVFAKGLQNGVVVLLRRLVTEGLAAIEDPGK; this is encoded by the coding sequence ATGTCACAAGATCAAATAACGACGGAGGCGATCAGCCTGTTGCAGGACCTCGGGCTACAGGAGTACGAAGCGCGCTGCTTCATGGCGCTGAACAAACTTCCCAACGGGACCGCAAAGGAGATTCACGAGATTTCCGAAGTGCCGAGGACGCGGGTGTACGACGCGATTCGGGTGCTCGAGTCACAGGGCCTGGTGGAAGTTCAGCACTCGAGTCCGCAGCGGTACCGCGCCGTCGGGATCAACGAGGCGACCGATATTCTCCGCCAGAAGTACACCGATCGGATCGACACGCTCGAGACGTACCTCGAGAACACGGACGTTCAGGACCCCGAGGAGGACGACCACATCCAGGAGATCTGGTCGCTGAACGGCCACGAGGCGATCGAGTCGCGGACGCTCGAACTGATCGGCAACGCCGAGTCTGAGATCGCGTTCCTCGTCGTCGACGAGTCGGTCCTCTCCGAGGCGCTGTTCGACGGCGTCCAGCAGGCGATCGAACGAGACCTCACCGTCTTACTGGGCGGGCAAACGCCGGAGACGGCGGCGACGCTGGAGGGGCGACTGCCCGAGACGCACGTGTTCCAGACCGGTCTCGACTGGCTCACCGGAAGCGAGGCGGACGCGGAGGTCGCGATCAGTCGAATACTGCTCGTCGACCGGGAGACGCTCCTGATCGGGACCTACTACCCCGACGCCAGCAACGGCGAGTGGAAGGAGCAGGCCGTCTTCGCCAAGGGGCTCCAGAACGGGGTCGTCGTGCTCCTGCGGCGGCTCGTGACGGAAGGGCTCGCCGCCATCGAGGATCCGGGGAAGTAA
- a CDS encoding preprotein translocase subunit SecD, producing the protein MGPISFVKEYWRLILLVLFVTGSLVSLFVPGGVMGDNSYVEQQNDNPTNLEYGLGLDGGTRISAPVIGMTAEDIDAGAVSDDGSVDRERLTEIENTLYDELDLETGNVSVSVDDDGNTHAELFTRDVSEEEFAAALGEAGVDVDPDDIRDGVTAQTRQRMIDTIQSRINAAGLSGGSVYESSRLNGQYYIVTEAPSMGADELRELLAERGLVEVQAYYPTGDGNHTNETVLTGREIAAVDPPDSEHRVSVQVDSNAAGDFQDRLNELGFTDEGVGRCDLTRDGETVNFQQEYSRDQYCLLTVVDGEVLDAHSMGDLAVPMREETWENDPTFVMGTQNREQAQRLSVNLQSGQLPAPLDFSEQQTYSLSPALADQFKLYSLLIGALSVVTVSGVVFLRYRDARVAAPMILTAMTEVVILLGFAALIRMPLDLSHIAGFIAVVGTGVDDLLIIADEVMDQGDVSSRRVFESRFRKAFWVIGAAAATTIIAMSPLAVLSLGDLRGFAIITILGVLVGVLVTRPAYGDILQRLLTDK; encoded by the coding sequence ATGGGGCCGATCAGCTTCGTCAAGGAGTACTGGCGACTGATCCTGCTGGTCCTGTTCGTGACCGGCTCGCTCGTCTCCCTGTTCGTCCCCGGCGGCGTCATGGGGGACAACAGCTACGTCGAACAGCAAAACGACAACCCGACGAACCTCGAGTACGGGCTCGGACTCGACGGCGGGACGCGAATCAGCGCTCCGGTCATCGGCATGACCGCCGAGGACATCGACGCCGGCGCCGTCAGCGACGACGGCAGCGTCGACCGGGAACGGCTCACCGAGATCGAGAACACGCTCTACGATGAACTCGACCTCGAGACGGGGAACGTCAGCGTCAGCGTCGACGACGACGGAAACACCCACGCGGAACTGTTCACGAGAGACGTGAGCGAGGAGGAGTTCGCCGCCGCGCTCGGCGAGGCCGGCGTCGACGTCGATCCCGACGACATCCGCGACGGCGTCACCGCCCAGACGCGCCAGCGGATGATCGACACCATCCAGTCGCGGATCAACGCGGCCGGACTCTCCGGCGGCTCCGTCTACGAGTCGTCCCGCCTCAACGGCCAGTACTACATCGTCACCGAGGCCCCGAGCATGGGGGCCGACGAACTGCGAGAACTGCTCGCCGAGCGCGGACTCGTCGAAGTGCAGGCCTACTACCCGACCGGGGACGGCAACCACACGAACGAGACGGTGTTGACCGGCCGAGAGATCGCGGCGGTCGATCCGCCGGACAGCGAACACCGGGTCTCGGTGCAGGTCGACAGTAACGCGGCGGGGGACTTCCAGGACCGGCTGAACGAACTCGGCTTCACCGACGAGGGGGTCGGACGGTGTGACCTCACTCGCGACGGCGAGACCGTCAACTTCCAGCAGGAGTACAGCCGGGACCAGTACTGCCTGCTCACGGTCGTCGACGGCGAGGTCCTCGACGCGCACTCGATGGGTGATCTCGCCGTGCCGATGCGCGAGGAAACCTGGGAGAACGATCCGACGTTCGTAATGGGCACGCAGAACAGAGAACAGGCCCAGCGCCTCTCGGTGAACCTCCAGTCAGGCCAACTTCCGGCGCCGCTGGACTTCAGCGAGCAGCAGACCTACTCGCTGTCGCCGGCGCTGGCGGACCAGTTCAAGCTCTACTCGCTGCTGATCGGCGCGCTGTCGGTGGTGACCGTCAGCGGGGTCGTCTTCCTGCGCTACCGGGACGCCCGGGTCGCCGCGCCGATGATCCTCACCGCGATGACGGAGGTGGTCATCCTGCTGGGCTTCGCCGCGCTGATACGAATGCCGCTGGATCTCTCCCACATCGCCGGCTTCATCGCGGTCGTCGGGACCGGCGTCGACGACCTCCTCATCATCGCCGACGAGGTGATGGATCAGGGCGACGTCAGCTCACGGCGGGTGTTCGAGTCCCGCTTCCGCAAGGCGTTCTGGGTCATCGGCGCCGCCGCGGCGACGACGATCATCGCCATGTCGCCGCTGGCCGTCCTGAGCCTCGGCGACCTACGCGGGTTCGCCATCATCACCATCCTCGGCGTGCTCGTCGGGGTGCTCGTCACGCGGCCGGCCTACGGCGACATCCTGCAGCGGCTGCTGACCGATAAGTAG
- a CDS encoding DUF7511 domain-containing protein, whose protein sequence is MTLNADSPTPTDESPIDLDAVTVENEDAPDECAIFPREASEDELQTAWIVAHDDGFVSLESMR, encoded by the coding sequence ATGACCCTGAACGCCGACAGCCCCACCCCAACCGACGAATCGCCGATCGACCTCGATGCGGTCACGGTCGAGAACGAAGACGCTCCCGACGAGTGTGCGATCTTCCCGCGGGAGGCGAGCGAAGACGAACTGCAAACCGCCTGGATCGTCGCCCACGACGACGGGTTCGTCTCGCTCGAGTCGATGCGCTGA